The genome window AAGGTTCCGCTGATCGCGTCGCGGGCCTGGCGGAAATGCGGCGTGATGGCGGCAGTGGGAAAGGGCTGAGCGTGCTCGCTGAAATTGTAGAGGCCCAGCATGACGCCGATGGGGTGCTGACGCGCCAGAAACAGCACCTGTGCGTTGGGGCTGCGGAACACCTGCGATTCGACGCTGGCGTGAAGCTGCGGCGTGTGCTGGCGTGCCTGAACCAGTGCCCGCAGGCCGCTGTACATCTGCCCGGCGGGCACGCTGGGGTTCCTCCGCTGCTCGGCCAGCGCCCAGTTCATGCGTGGGCGATGCACCCAGCGGTTATCGGCGGCGTGTTCGGGCGTGTCTCCAAAATCGGGGTCGTTCAGCAGCGCCAGTTCGTCGCCCATGTACAGCAGCGGGACGCCGCCGAAGCCCAGCACGACGGCATGCATCATCAGCAGACGCTGCACGGCGAGGGAGGCTTCCTCCGTATTGTGCTCGTCCAGCGCTTTTTCCAGGCCCGCCAGACTCGCCCCGCTGCCGCTGATGCGGCGGTCTCCGGTGCGCGGGTTGTACTGGAAGACCAGCCCGCGTGCAAACGAACCGGGATACTCGCCGGAATAGAAATCGCTGAGGAAGTGACGGTGCCCCGGCCCCGACATGCCTGTCTGCTCGGTGTCGGTATCCGAGATGGCCCAGCCGATATCGTCGTGGCAGCGCACGTACATGCCCCACGTCGCACTGACCGGTTTGGGCGGAAAGTTCAGCAGCGCCGTTTCGAACAGGCGCACGTCGCGGCTCGCCAGACTGCTCCAGAGCTGCACCATCAGGCTGTTGTGGTACGCCAGATCCGACAGCTTGCCGTGATGCACGCCGCGTCCCAGATAATGAATCAGGTCGGTGGGAGCCACGATGGCCTCGGCCTTGAACGCCACTGCCGGAGCCACAATCCGCAGGGCTGCCCGCAGCGCCCGCGTGATGACATGGACTTCCGGCTGATTCTGGCAGTCGGTGCCCAGCCGCTTCCAGATAAAGGCGATGGCGTCGAGCCGGAAGATCTCCACGCCCCGGTTCGCCAGATACACCAGGATCTCGACGAATTCCAGAAATACGTCGGGGTTGGCCCAGTTCAGATCCCACTGATAGCGGTTGAAGGTCGTCCAGACCCACTGCTCACTCGCTTCGTCCCAGGTGAAGTTGCCCGGCGCGAAATCGGGGAAGACTTCCGGCAGCGTGCGCTC of Deinococcus ruber contains these proteins:
- a CDS encoding alpha-amylase family protein; translation: MQEDAQTARLRAAFDDDRDAETFLLRRERYGPELLESLEAVYGTQAASVFERLTDALLLGYHERPADLRRLDEARLLRPDWLQQESMLGYVAYTDRFAGTLKDVPEHLDYLKELGVTYLHLMPLLKPRDGENDGGYAVQDYRAVRADLGTMHDLSALAHKLRGQGMSLCLDLVLNHVAQEHDWAKRAQAGEERYQNYFLMFPDRQMPDAYERTLPEVFPDFAPGNFTWDEASEQWVWTTFNRYQWDLNWANPDVFLEFVEILVYLANRGVEIFRLDAIAFIWKRLGTDCQNQPEVHVITRALRAALRIVAPAVAFKAEAIVAPTDLIHYLGRGVHHGKLSDLAYHNSLMVQLWSSLASRDVRLFETALLNFPPKPVSATWGMYVRCHDDIGWAISDTDTEQTGMSGPGHRHFLSDFYSGEYPGSFARGLVFQYNPRTGDRRISGSGASLAGLEKALDEHNTEEASLAVQRLLMMHAVVLGFGGVPLLYMGDELALLNDPDFGDTPEHAADNRWVHRPRMNWALAEQRRNPSVPAGQMYSGLRALVQARQHTPQLHASVESQVFRSPNAQVLFLARQHPIGVMLGLYNFSEHAQPFPTAAITPHFRQARDAISGTFPDLSGDTLTLPPYARLWLLSSENPS